In one window of Camelina sativa cultivar DH55 chromosome 15, Cs, whole genome shotgun sequence DNA:
- the LOC104744987 gene encoding methyl-CpG-binding domain protein 4-like protein isoform X2, with protein MVPPVIYTYTRRRGRRLGRDDDTSVMMTRRRPDSDTIEVMVENRLIGLFKEDDERIRDLGCIDETETRSNLLLQCHRDDVCCLDKGNKSDSFVSCSRNLDDLFSGFAFKGVRSRKRDDFGNETSSYNLVSPYFQGSTTDSQQSNVGCDSHSVCSQSRRKRRKGCSKVPRVSPYFQASAISQCGSDIVASQSGRNYRRESRKLQAKVRRVSRYFQASADSEQPRDLRQYFKVVKVSRYFHDVVPADGIRIDESQKEKSTRVRKTPVVSPLLSLSQKTDEAYLRKTPDNTWVPPRSPCNLLQEDHWHDPWRVLVICMLLNKTSGAQVIADTGSDIRLVRIVS; from the exons GATACTTCAGTGATGATGACTCGTCGGAGACCCGACTCCGATACTATCGAGGTAATGGTTGAGAATCGCTTGATTGGTTTATTTAAGGAGGATGATGAAAGAATTCGAGATTTGGGTTGCATTGATGAAACTGAAACCAGAAGTAATTTGCTTCTTCAATGTCATCGTGATGATGTTTGTTGCCTCGACAAGGGTAATAAGAGCGATAGCTTTGTTTCATGTAGTAGAAATTTGGATGATTTGTTCTCTGGGTTCGCTTTTAAGGGTGTGAGGAGTAGGAAAAGGGATGACTTTGGAAATGAAACTTCTAGTTATAATCTTGTTTCTCCATACTTCCAAGGATCTACTACTGATTCACAACAGTCCAATGTAGGGTGTGATTCTCATAGTGTTTGCTCTCAAAGTAGAAGAAAACGTAGGAAAGGATGCAGCAAAGTTCCAAGAGTTTCTCCATACTTCCAGGCATCAGCTATTTCACAATGTGGTTCTGATATTGTTGCTTCACAAAGTGGAAGAAACTATAGGAGAGAAAGCAGAAAACTTCAAGCTAAGGTTCGAAGAGTTTCGCGTTATTTTCAGGCGTCAGCTGATTCAGAACAGCCAAGAGATTTGCGTCAGTATTTTAAGGTTGTGAAAGTTTCAAGATATTTCCATGATGTTGTGCCTGCGGATGGAATTAGAATCGATGAATCACAAAAGGAGAAGTCAACAAGGGTGAGGAAAACTCCGGTTGTGAGTCCTTTACTCTCGCTTTCTCAGAAGACCGATGAGGCATACCTGCGGAAAACGCCTGATAACACATGGGTGCCTCCACGATCTCCATGTAATCTACTTCAAGAAGATCATTGGCATGATCCATGGCGTGTGCTAGTTATATGTATGCTTCTCAACAAAACATCTGGTGCTCAG gtgATTGCAGACACGGGGAGTGATATCAGACTTGTTCGCATTGTGTCCTGA
- the LOC104744987 gene encoding methyl-CpG-binding domain protein 4-like protein isoform X1, translating into MVPPVIYTYTRRRGRRLGRDDDTSVMMTRRRPDSDTIEVMVENRLIGLFKEDDERIRDLGCIDETETRSNLLLQCHRDDVCCLDKGNKSDSFVSCSRNLDDLFSGFAFKGVRSRKRDDFGNETSSYNLVSPYFQGSTTDSQQSNVGCDSHSVCSQSRRKRRKGCSKVPRVSPYFQASAISQCGSDIVASQSGRNYRRESRKLQAKVRRVSRYFQASADSEQPRDLRQYFKVVKVSRYFHDVVPADGIRIDESQKEKSTRVRKTPVVSPLLSLSQKTDEAYLRKTPDNTWVPPRSPCNLLQEDHWHDPWRVLVICMLLNKTSGAQTRGVISDLFALCPDAKTATEVEEKEIESLIKPLGLQKKRAKMIQRLSLEYLQESWTHVTQLHGVGKYAADAYAIFCNGNWNRVKPNDHMLNHYWEFLRIRYKL; encoded by the exons GATACTTCAGTGATGATGACTCGTCGGAGACCCGACTCCGATACTATCGAGGTAATGGTTGAGAATCGCTTGATTGGTTTATTTAAGGAGGATGATGAAAGAATTCGAGATTTGGGTTGCATTGATGAAACTGAAACCAGAAGTAATTTGCTTCTTCAATGTCATCGTGATGATGTTTGTTGCCTCGACAAGGGTAATAAGAGCGATAGCTTTGTTTCATGTAGTAGAAATTTGGATGATTTGTTCTCTGGGTTCGCTTTTAAGGGTGTGAGGAGTAGGAAAAGGGATGACTTTGGAAATGAAACTTCTAGTTATAATCTTGTTTCTCCATACTTCCAAGGATCTACTACTGATTCACAACAGTCCAATGTAGGGTGTGATTCTCATAGTGTTTGCTCTCAAAGTAGAAGAAAACGTAGGAAAGGATGCAGCAAAGTTCCAAGAGTTTCTCCATACTTCCAGGCATCAGCTATTTCACAATGTGGTTCTGATATTGTTGCTTCACAAAGTGGAAGAAACTATAGGAGAGAAAGCAGAAAACTTCAAGCTAAGGTTCGAAGAGTTTCGCGTTATTTTCAGGCGTCAGCTGATTCAGAACAGCCAAGAGATTTGCGTCAGTATTTTAAGGTTGTGAAAGTTTCAAGATATTTCCATGATGTTGTGCCTGCGGATGGAATTAGAATCGATGAATCACAAAAGGAGAAGTCAACAAGGGTGAGGAAAACTCCGGTTGTGAGTCCTTTACTCTCGCTTTCTCAGAAGACCGATGAGGCATACCTGCGGAAAACGCCTGATAACACATGGGTGCCTCCACGATCTCCATGTAATCTACTTCAAGAAGATCATTGGCATGATCCATGGCGTGTGCTAGTTATATGTATGCTTCTCAACAAAACATCTGGTGCTCAG ACACGGGGAGTGATATCAGACTTGTTCGCATTGTGTCCTGATGCAAAGACTGCAACAGAAGTTGAAGAAAAGGAGATAGAGAGTCTGATAAAACCTCTTGGACTGCAAAAGAAGAGAGCCAAAATGATTCAACGGTTATCTCTGGAGTATCTTCAAGAGAGCTGGACTCATGTCACTCAGTTGCATGGCGTTGGAAAGTATGCAGCAGATGCGTATGCTATATTCTGTAACGGGAATTGGAATCGCGTGAAGCCTAATGATCATATGCTAAACCATTACTGGGAATTCCTCAGGATTCGGTATAAATTATGA
- the LOC104744988 gene encoding probable ADP-ribosylation factor GTPase-activating protein AGD11 — protein MSLGQENVEPVVEVSGSHACLYELLCSETPRWTPHMDLQTSPSDPRDRLEKLLKQPGNKYCADCGSPEPKWVSLSLGVFICIKCSGVHRSLGVHISKVLSVKLDDWTDDQVDMLVGYGGNTTVNERYEACNIDQSKKPKPDSTNEERNDFIRKKYEMHQFMDPKDGALCPYQQPSRIATSPPSLCSANHRSTKNRIGHAFRNSWGRRESDHKGPKKSNSMAGMIEFVGLIKVNVVKGTNLAVRDVMTSDPYVILALGQQSVKTRVIKNNLNPVWNETLMLSIPEPMPPLKVLVYDKDTFSTDDFMGEAEIDIQPLVSAAKAYESSSIKEPMQLGSWVASKENTLVSDGIISLEEGKVRQDISLRLQNVERGVLEIQLECLPLTQ, from the exons ATGTCTCTCGGCCAAGAAAATGTCGAACCTGTTGTTGAAGTTTCAG gGTCGCATGCTTGCTTATATGAACTTTTATGTTCAGAGACACCCAGATGGACTCCTCACATGGATTTGCAAACATCTCCTTCTG atcCTCGAGATCGGTTAGAGAAGTTGCTGAAGCAACCTGGGAATAAATATTGTGCTGACTGTGGCTCTCCTGAACCAAAATGGGT GTCGTTGAGTCTCGGTGTATTTATCTGCATTAAGTGTTCTGGTGTACACAGAAGTCTTGGAGTTCATATATCTAAG GTTCTGTCAGTAAAACTAGACGATTGGACAGATGATCAAGTTGACATGCTTGTAGGGTACGGTGGAAACACCACAGTGAACGAGAGATACGAAGCTTGCAACATCGACCAGTCAAAGAAACCCAAACCAGACTCTACTAATGAGGAACGCAATGATTTCATCAG aaaaaaatatgagatgcACCAGTTTATGGATCCAAAGGATGGTGCTTTGTGCCCTTATCAACAGCCTAGCAGAATAGCTACTTCACCACCGTCTTTATGTTCAGCAAACCACCGTTCTACAAAAAACCGTATTGGTCATGCATTTAGGAATAGCTGGGGAAGAAGAGAATCTGATCACAAAGGACCAAAGAAGAGCAATTCCATG GCAGGCATGATTGAGTTTGTGGGATTAATTAAGGTTAATGTGGTTAAAGGAACCAATCTTGCGGTTCGAGACGTGATGACCAGCGATCCTTATGTTATCCTTGCTCTTGGCCAACAA tCGGTAAAAACACGGGTGATCAAGAACAACTTGAACCCTGTGTGGAATGAGACGCTAATGCTTTCGATACCTGAGCCCATGCCTCCTCTCAAAGTG CTAGTGTACGACAAGGATACATTCTCGACAGATGATTTCATGGGAGAGGCAGAGATAGACATACAACCATTGGTGAGTGCAGCAAAAGCTTACGAGTCATCGAGCATAAAAGAACCAATGCAGCTGGGAAGTTGGGTGGCGAGCAAAGAGAACACATTGGTGAGTGATGGGATAATCTCACTTGAAGAAGGGAAAGTGAGACAAGACATTTCACTTAGGCTTCAAAATGTGGAGAGAGGTGTACTTGAGATCCAGCTTGAATGTCTTCCTCTCActcaatga
- the LOC104744989 gene encoding rhomboid-like protein 19 — protein MSSPGTSMFTTFTKLCKGLALVLVVGHLVVQFIPATIPYLALIPARTIPFAWNLITSGYFELSVYGVVFSTVSLLFMGKFLEPVWGSKEFLKFIFVVNFLTYLCVFVTAIALYYITRLEIYLYMPFAGFHGVLAGLLVGIKQIIPDQEVLLLKIKAKWLPSIMLILSIASSFFTLDSAAYLPTLIFGTYMGWLYLRYLQRRPETKLRGDPSDDFAFSSFFPELLRPIIDPIASIFHRMLCGRSNVTSEDHDYATSGAPLPGSDSAEASRRRERGARALEERLATERMVPGKNKDELPSDALDSV, from the exons ATGAGTTCTCCG GGAACGAGTATGTTCACCACTTTCACTAAGCTCTGCAAAGGACTTGCTCTGGTACTTGTTGTGGGACACCTCGTTGTTCAGTTCATTCCTGCTACCATCCCTTACCTTGCTCTCATTCCGGCGAG GACTATTCCTTTTGCCTGGAATCTGATTACAAGCGGCTATTTTGAACTATCAGTATATGGG GTTGTCTTCAGCACCGTTTCTCTCCTCTTTATGGGAAAGTTCCTGGAGCCCGTCTGGGGATCCAAGGAGTTCCTTAAGTTCATCTTTGTGGTGAACTTCCTTACGTATCTCTGTGTTTTCGTTACAGCCATTGCTTTATACTACATCACGAGGCTGGAAATCTACCT ATATATGCCCTTTGCAGGTTTTCATGGTGTCTTGGCAGGCCTTCTTGTCGGGATAAAGCAGATAATACCTGACCAGGAGGTATTGCTGTTAAAGATAAAAGCAAAG TGGTTGCCCTCAATTATGCTAATTCTGTCAATAGCCTCAAGCTTCTTTACACTAGATTCAGCAGCATACCTTCCCACTTTGATATTTGGTACATATATGGGCTGGTTATACCTCAGGTACCTGCAGAGGAGACCAGAAACAAAGCTCAGAGGTGATCCAAGTGATGACTTTGCATTCTCCTCTTTCTTTCCTGAATTACTCAG GCCTATAATTGACCCTATAGCCTCAATCTTTCACCGGATGCTTTGTGGACGATCAAATGTCACCAGTGAAGACCATGATTATGCTACCAGTGGTGCACCATTGCCAGGTTCCGATTCTGCTGAAGCATCCAGAAGGAG AGAAAGAGGGGCAAGAGCTCTAGAGGAGAGACTAGCAACAGAAAGAATGGTTCCTGGAAAGAACAAAGATGAATTGCCGAGTGATGCATTGGATAGCGTATAA
- the LOC104744990 gene encoding phosphatidylinositol 4-phosphate 5-kinase 6-like has product MSVAHADDADDYSRPTGESYHAEKALPSGDFYTGQWRDNLPHGHGKYLWTDGCMYVGEWCRGKTMGKGRFSWPSGATYEGDFKNGYMDGKGTYIDSSGDLYRGSWVMNLRHGQGTKSYVNGDCYDGEWRRGLQDGHGRYQWKNENHYIGQWKNALMNGNGTMIWSNGNRYDGSWEDGAPKGNGTFRWSDGSFYVGVWSKDPKEQNGTYYPSTSSGNFDWQPQQVFYADLSECVVSTCQRIPVLPSQKMPVWYGSSEQSSSGNRTKNSERPRRRSVDGRVSNGEMELRNNGSGYLQLDDNAESNRSSLGPLRIQPAKKQGQTISKGHKNYELMLNLQLGIRHSVGRPAPATSLDLKASAFDPKEKLWTKFPSEGSKYTPPHQSCEFKWKDYCPVVFRTLRKLFSVDAADYMLSICGNDALRELSSPGKSGSFFYLTNDDRYMIKTMKKAETKVLIRMLPAYYNHVRACENTLVTKFFGLHCVKLTGTAQKKVRFVIMGNLFCTGHSIHRRFDLKGSSHGRLTTKPESEIDPNTTLKDLDLNFAFRLQKNWFQEFCRQVDRDCEFLEQERIMDYSLLVGLHFREAAFKDSATPTSGARTPTGNSDGGNARLSRGEMDRFLLDASKLASIKLGINMPARVERTVRRSDCENQLVGDPTGEFYDVILYFGVIDILQDYDISKKLEHAYKSMQYDPTSISAVDPKQYARRFRDFIFRVFVEEDT; this is encoded by the exons ATGTCGGTAGCACACGCAGATGACGCCGACGATTACAGCAGACCAACTGGTGAGTCTTACCACGCCGAGAAAGCTTTACCAAGCGGTGATTTCTACACAGGACAATGGCGTGATAATCTCCCTCACGGCCATGGCAAATACCTTTGGACCGATGGTTGTATGTATGTCGGAGAATGGTGTAGAGGCAAAACCATGGGTAAAGGTCGTTTCAGTTGGCCTAGTGGTGCCACCTACGAAGGCGATTTCAAAAACGGTTACATGGACGGCAAAG gtACTTATATTGATTCTTCTGGAGACTTGTATAGAGGGTCATGGGTTATGAATCTGAGACATGGGCAAGGAACGAAAAGTTACGTCAACGGTGATTGCTACGATGGAGAATGGAGGAGAGGTTTACAAGATGGACACGGTAGGTATCAATGGAAGAACGAGAATCATTACATTGGACAATGGAAGAATGCGTTGATGAATGGTAACGGTACCATGATTTGGAGCAACGGGAACCGTTACGATGGTTCTTGGGAAGACGGTGCTCCTAAAGGCAATGGAACTTTCCGTTGGTCTGATGGGAGTTTCTACGTTGGTGTTTGGAGCAAAGATCCTAAAGAACAGAACGGGACTTATTACCCTTCTACTTCTTCAGGGAATTTTGATTGGCAGCCACAACAAGTGTTCTATGCTGATTTGAGTGAATGTGTGGTTTCTACTTGTCAGAGGATCCCGGTTTTGCCGTCTCAGAAGATGCCTGTTTGGTATGGTTCTTCTGAGCAGAGTAGTAGTGGGAACAGGACCAAGAACAGTGAGAGGCCCAGGAGGAGATCGGTTGATGGAAGGGTAAGTAATGGTGAAATGGAGTTGAGGAATAATGGTTCTGGTTATCTTCAGTTAGATGATAATGCAGAGAGTAATAGATCCTCATTAGGGCCTTTGAGAATACAACCTGCtaagaaacaaggacaaactaTCTCCAAAGGTCACAAGAATTATGAACTCATGCTTAACTTGCAGCTCGGAATTAG ACATTCTGTTGGAAGACCAGCACCAGCGACTTCTCTTGATTTGAAGGCTTCTGCGTTTGATCCAAAGGAAAAACTTTGGACGAAGTTCCCATCTGAAGGATCAAAATACACTCCTCCACACCAGTCTTGTGAGTTCAAATGGAAGGATTATTGTCCTGTGGTTTTCAG GACTCTGCGGAAACTGTTTAGTGTCGACGCAGCAGATTATATGTTATCTATTTGTGGGAATGATGCTCTTAGGGAGCTATCATCTCCAGGGAAAAGTGGAAGCTTTTTCTACTTGACCAACGATGACCGCTACATGATCAAGACTATGAAGAAGGCAGAAACTAAA GTTCTTATAAGGATGCTCCCAGCTTACTACAATCATGTCAGGGCATGTGAAAACACTTTAGTTACCAAGTTCTTCGGTCTTCATTGCGTGAAATTGACTGGCACTGCACAGAAAAAG GTTCGATTTGTGATAATGGGTAATCTATTCTGTACTGGTCACTCCATCCATAGGCGGTTTGACCTCAAAGGATCCTCTCATGGCCGTCTTACTACTAAACCAGAGTCTGAAATCGATCCAAACACGACTCTTAAAGATCTTGATCTAAATTTTGCATTCCGATTGCAAAAGAACTGGTTCCAAGAATTTTGCAG gCAAGTGGACAGAGACTGTGAATTCCTTGAACAAGAGAGAATCATGGATTATAGTCTCTTGGTTGGTCTTCACTTTCGAGAAGCTGCATTTAAAGACTCTGCCACTCCTACTTCCGGTGCTCGAACCCCAACCG GAAACTCTGATGGTGGAAACGCTCGTCTCTCCCGGGGAGAAATGGACCGGTTTCTTCTTGATGCCAGCAA GCTAGCATCAATAAAATTGGGTATAAACATGCCAGCAAGAGTTGAAAGAACAGTGAGAAGAAGTGACTGTGAGAATCAGCTTGTTGGGGATCCAACTGGTGAATTTTATGATGTGATTCTCTACTTTGGTGTAATAGACATTCTACAAGACTACGACATAAGCAAGAAGCTTGAACATGCCTACAAATCAATGCAGTATGATCCGACATCAATCTCAGCAGTTGATCCAAAGCAATACGCACGACGTTTCAGGGATTTCATCTTCAGGGTCTTCGTTGAAGAAGACACTTGA